A region from the Mucilaginibacter sp. CSA2-8R genome encodes:
- a CDS encoding NAD-dependent epimerase/dehydratase family protein: protein MSERVLITGASGFVGYHLIEAALKNGLEVFAAVRKSSKTDHLKNLNIQYAYSNFNSIEALKAEIEQNQYDYIIHAAGVTKANSAADYDAINTDYTVNLAKAAVASGRIKKFVFVSSLAAIGPLTTVDGILNEDNPQLPVTAYGHSKKRAEEELKKITSLNYVILRPTAVYGPRDKDILIVLKQFAGRFEPYIGKIDQYLSFIYVKDLAQACILALTKGHQTAYLISDGKRYDRYELANITKRLLNVSTLKIHLPVGLVRVIAGLAESVSRITKKPSALNVEKLNELTAVNWICSIDKAQRELGFEPQYDLSRGLEETLKWYKEHKWL, encoded by the coding sequence ATGAGCGAAAGGGTATTAATTACCGGTGCAAGTGGCTTTGTAGGTTATCATTTAATTGAAGCGGCTTTAAAAAACGGACTTGAGGTATTTGCTGCTGTACGTAAAAGCAGTAAAACCGATCATCTAAAAAATCTTAATATACAATACGCTTACAGCAACTTTAACAGTATTGAAGCGCTGAAAGCAGAAATTGAACAAAACCAGTACGATTATATTATACACGCTGCAGGTGTAACTAAAGCCAACTCGGCCGCAGATTACGATGCTATTAATACTGATTATACCGTAAACCTGGCGAAAGCCGCGGTAGCATCGGGCCGTATCAAAAAGTTTGTTTTTGTAAGCAGCCTGGCGGCCATAGGCCCTTTAACCACGGTTGATGGCATCTTAAACGAAGATAATCCGCAGTTACCGGTTACAGCCTATGGGCATAGCAAAAAACGGGCGGAAGAAGAACTTAAAAAAATCACTTCGCTTAATTACGTCATCCTGCGCCCTACTGCGGTATACGGTCCGCGTGATAAAGACATACTGATTGTACTGAAACAGTTTGCAGGCCGGTTTGAGCCGTATATTGGTAAGATTGATCAATACCTCAGCTTTATTTATGTTAAAGATCTGGCACAGGCTTGTATACTGGCATTAACCAAGGGACATCAAACTGCTTATCTTATTTCGGACGGTAAAAGGTATGACCGTTACGAACTTGCCAACATCACTAAACGCTTATTAAACGTCAGTACACTTAAAATACACTTGCCTGTAGGGCTGGTTAGAGTAATTGCGGGCTTGGCCGAGAGCGTAAGTCGGATTACTAAAAAACCTTCGGCGTTAAACGTCGAAAAATTAAACGAATTGACCGCTGTTAACTGGATATGCAGTATAGACAAAGCGCAGCGCGAATTGGGATTTGAACCCCAATATGATTTAAGCCGTGGCCTTGAAGAAACCCTGAAGTGGTACAAAGAACATAAGTGGCTATAA
- a CDS encoding DUF4833 domain-containing protein: MKIRLIYILAAFAVVTIILPAAAKTANHLPADTTKNLYQMPGNPYQALPANVNRLFYVQRTPNANTIVYELNAGENGQPDAEQPVHAYWIRYTEGGKKDELNFIQRKFAYGLTSKPLGNGKYDIRFVSYKKFPLTLMKAADGKYHIFATISQRQFIVNRIFVRIEGGSFWVPNVRFVEFKGTDPTTGKEVTERFKP; this comes from the coding sequence ATGAAAATCAGATTAATTTATATACTTGCTGCGTTTGCAGTAGTTACCATAATTTTGCCGGCTGCCGCAAAAACTGCCAACCATTTGCCGGCAGACACAACCAAAAATTTGTATCAAATGCCCGGTAACCCTTACCAGGCCTTACCCGCCAATGTAAACCGTCTGTTTTATGTACAGCGCACGCCCAATGCCAACACCATTGTTTACGAATTAAACGCAGGAGAAAATGGGCAGCCTGATGCAGAGCAACCCGTACATGCTTATTGGATACGCTATACCGAGGGTGGAAAAAAAGACGAGCTGAACTTTATTCAGCGTAAATTTGCCTATGGTCTGACCTCCAAACCGCTTGGAAATGGCAAGTATGATATCAGGTTTGTGTCATACAAAAAATTTCCGCTCACCCTGATGAAGGCCGCTGACGGAAAATATCATATCTTCGCAACAATTTCACAAAGGCAGTTTATAGTTAACCGAATTTTCGTTAGAATTGAAGGAGGATCGTTCTGGGTTCCCAACGTGCGTTTTGTGGAGTTTAAAGGAACGGATCCGACAACTGGTAAAGAAGTTACTGAACGTTTCAAACCCTGA
- a CDS encoding DUF4385 domain-containing protein, which yields MPNAPFNYQLNFEHLDFRQHPEQYRIGKGEQGVLLVEPYKSEILPHWRFKTPDIAVASAQSILQLFEDYKQAGDFVGMDMARKFLQMGYTRSRRYANHKGGKKYDGPVPENKKGQSGAHGRAELPRTEDEVKAESAKIFYGYWQQVKNDAVYQEMAITHRRLYEGL from the coding sequence ATGCCCAACGCTCCGTTTAATTACCAGCTAAATTTTGAGCATCTCGATTTTAGGCAACATCCCGAACAATATCGCATTGGTAAAGGCGAACAGGGTGTTTTGTTGGTTGAACCCTATAAAAGCGAAATACTGCCTCACTGGCGTTTTAAAACACCGGATATTGCCGTGGCCTCGGCGCAAAGTATACTGCAGCTATTTGAGGATTACAAGCAAGCCGGCGATTTTGTGGGCATGGATATGGCCCGCAAGTTTTTACAAATGGGGTACACCCGTTCTCGCCGGTACGCTAACCATAAGGGGGGCAAAAAGTACGATGGCCCGGTACCGGAAAATAAAAAAGGGCAAAGCGGAGCGCATGGTCGTGCCGAGCTACCAAGAACAGAGGATGAGGTAAAGGCAGAATCAGCAAAAATATTTTATGGCTACTGGCAACAAGTAAAAAATGATGCTGTTTACCAGGAGATGGCCATAACACATCGCCGCTTGTACGAGGGCTTGTAA
- a CDS encoding metallophosphoesterase: protein MRPYQQWLLSIFIGLLVSKLFFALVLLAGDIYRLIAGLFNGINKNKKDGSYIPARRRFVSEAAVLLAAVPFTSFLYAMVKGKYDYRVHRHTLYFEDLPEAFDGFTITQLSDIHSGSFDTADAVQRGIDLANAQKSDLFVFTGDLVNNVASEIEPYMHRFSQLKAPYGQYSILGNHDYGDYVQWESEEAKAANLEKLKKHHKALGFRLMLDENTPIEKDGQKIVLIGVQNWGRGFIQIGNLDEALAGVKHDDFKLLLSHDPTHWEEKVRYHPSHIHLTLSGHTHGAQFGVETDKFRWSPVKYRYLDWAGLAQENNRFLYVNRGFGFLAFSGRLGIWPEITVIELKRKVA from the coding sequence ATGAGGCCTTATCAACAATGGCTGCTTAGTATTTTTATAGGCTTATTAGTTAGTAAGCTGTTTTTTGCGCTGGTATTATTAGCAGGAGATATTTACCGTTTAATTGCCGGATTATTTAACGGAATTAATAAGAATAAAAAGGATGGAAGTTATATTCCGGCGCGGCGCAGATTTGTAAGTGAAGCTGCAGTTTTGCTCGCTGCTGTACCCTTTACCTCATTTTTGTATGCTATGGTTAAAGGTAAATATGATTACCGGGTACACCGGCATACGCTTTACTTTGAAGATTTGCCCGAGGCTTTCGACGGCTTCACTATCACACAGCTTTCGGATATTCATTCCGGCAGTTTTGATACTGCCGACGCTGTGCAGCGCGGTATTGATCTGGCTAATGCGCAAAAGTCGGACTTGTTTGTGTTTACCGGCGACCTGGTTAACAATGTGGCCAGCGAAATTGAACCGTATATGCATCGCTTCAGTCAGTTAAAAGCACCTTATGGGCAATATTCTATTTTAGGTAATCATGATTATGGTGATTATGTACAATGGGAAAGTGAGGAGGCTAAAGCGGCTAACCTGGAAAAGTTAAAAAAGCATCATAAAGCTTTAGGTTTCAGATTAATGCTGGACGAAAATACGCCGATAGAGAAAGATGGACAAAAAATTGTCCTAATTGGTGTACAAAATTGGGGGCGTGGGTTTATACAGATTGGAAATTTAGACGAGGCCCTGGCAGGAGTAAAGCATGATGATTTTAAGCTGTTGCTATCACATGACCCCACTCATTGGGAAGAAAAGGTGCGTTACCATCCTTCACATATCCATTTAACACTTTCCGGCCATACGCATGGCGCACAGTTTGGCGTCGAAACAGACAAGTTCCGTTGGAGTCCTGTAAAGTATCGTTATTTGGATTGGGCTGGTTTAGCGCAAGAAAATAACCGATTTTTATATGTGAACCGGGGCTTCGGCTTTTTGGCTTTTTCAGGACGATTGGGTATTTGGCCCGAAATTACTGTTATTGAATTGAAGCGCAAAGTTGCTTAA
- a CDS encoding sterol desaturase family protein: MKRNYVSNSTESVRMFKSDLLEALSKVHFTVPLFVYIPVIGYLCYLAFTKSTVTPIGFFALFAAGLAFWTFAEYVLHRYVFHFVPKAEWALRIHFIFHGVHHDYPSDAKRLVMPPSASIPMALALFFLFNWILPPTYIYSFFPGFLIGYLIYDISHYAIHHFNFKGGMWKRIKQHHMLHHYQDPSKGYGVSSPIWDKVFGSDFLKKAK, encoded by the coding sequence ATGAAAAGAAATTACGTTTCCAACTCGACCGAGTCCGTAAGGATGTTTAAAAGCGACTTATTAGAAGCTTTATCCAAAGTACATTTTACTGTACCACTATTTGTTTATATCCCGGTAATCGGCTATTTATGTTACCTGGCTTTTACTAAAAGCACTGTTACCCCGATAGGCTTCTTTGCCTTATTTGCAGCAGGTCTGGCTTTTTGGACTTTTGCCGAATATGTACTGCACCGCTACGTCTTCCATTTCGTACCTAAAGCCGAATGGGCTTTACGCATCCACTTTATATTTCATGGTGTACACCATGATTACCCGAGCGATGCCAAACGTTTAGTAATGCCGCCTTCGGCCAGTATCCCTATGGCTTTAGCTTTGTTCTTTTTATTTAACTGGATACTGCCGCCTACTTATATTTATTCGTTTTTTCCGGGTTTCTTGATAGGATACTTAATTTACGACATCTCGCATTACGCTATACATCACTTTAACTTTAAAGGCGGAATGTGGAAACGTATTAAACAGCACCATATGCTGCACCATTACCAGGACCCAAGTAAAGGTTACGGAGTAAGCTCCCCTATCTGGGACAAAGTGTTCGGCTCCGATTTTTTAAAAAAAGCTAAATGA
- a CDS encoding phosphatase PAP2 family protein, with protein MSLVLTKSTAVNFKSFVTVVLIAIAYLVASYFLVGFKTDQLVLIGIFFSLYFLTNTTRKFVLGFSIFIIYWIIFDYMKAFPNYQYSEVHISSLYNLEKHYFGIHEAGRLLTPNEYWRVHSRTFLDVLTGLFYLCWIPVPLGFAAYLFFTRKREFLYFSLTFVLVNLLGFIVYYTYPAAPPWYIQYHGFQFVKATPGNTAGLARFDNYFHINLFKSIYAKGSNVFAAMPSLHSSYPLIVVYYGLKNRLGWANLFFITVSVGIWFSAVYTSHHYVLDVMAGIATAALGITLFNYLVTHSKKTQQWLHVYEGIIQ; from the coding sequence ATGAGCCTTGTTCTCACTAAAAGTACAGCGGTAAACTTTAAAAGCTTTGTCACCGTTGTACTTATAGCTATTGCTTATCTGGTTGCCTCCTATTTTTTGGTCGGTTTTAAAACTGACCAGCTCGTATTGATCGGCATCTTTTTTAGTCTTTACTTTCTTACAAATACTACCCGCAAATTCGTTCTCGGCTTTTCTATCTTTATTATTTACTGGATCATCTTCGATTATATGAAGGCGTTCCCTAATTATCAATACAGCGAGGTACACATTTCGAGCCTTTACAATTTAGAGAAACATTACTTCGGAATACACGAAGCAGGCCGTTTGCTTACGCCAAATGAGTATTGGCGTGTGCATAGCCGCACGTTTTTAGATGTGCTCACGGGTTTATTTTATTTATGCTGGATACCTGTGCCTTTGGGCTTCGCCGCTTACTTGTTTTTTACCCGTAAAAGGGAGTTTTTATATTTTTCATTAACCTTTGTGCTGGTTAATTTGCTGGGTTTTATAGTGTATTACACTTACCCTGCCGCTCCGCCTTGGTATATACAATATCATGGGTTTCAGTTTGTAAAGGCAACGCCCGGCAACACTGCAGGTTTAGCCAGATTTGATAACTACTTTCACATTAACCTGTTTAAGTCTATCTACGCCAAAGGCTCAAATGTATTTGCAGCCATGCCCTCGCTGCACTCCAGCTATCCGCTTATTGTAGTTTATTATGGCTTAAAAAACCGTTTGGGCTGGGCTAATTTATTTTTTATTACCGTAAGTGTAGGTATTTGGTTTTCGGCAGTGTACACCAGTCATCACTACGTACTAGATGTTATGGCCGGGATAGCAACTGCTGCCTTGGGTATTACTTTATTCAATTATTTGGTCACCCATTCCAAGAAAACGCAGCAATGGCTGCATGTTTACGAAGGAATTATCCAATAG
- a CDS encoding inositol-3-phosphate synthase codes for MENNVKPANGKLGILIPGLGAVATTLIAGVEAVNKGLSKPIGALTQMGNIRLGKRTENRYPKIKEFVPLADLKDIVWGGWDVYSDNVYEAAVNAEVLDARLLDSVKSELESIKPMKAAFDKNYAKNLDGTHVKTGTRLDMANELMEDIKNFQEQNSLDRIVVLWCGSTEVYFEESDVHQNIVAFEQGLANDDKLIAPSMLYAYAALKLGIPFVNGAPNLTVDIPALVELAKYTDTPIAGKDFKTGQTLMKTIVAPGLAARALGVNGWFSTNILGNRDGYVLDDPDNFKTKEVSKLSVLEEIFKPEANPDLYGDMYHKVRINYYPPHGDSKESWDNIDIFGWLGYKMQIKINFLCRDSILAAPVALDLALFIDLAKRAGMSGIQEWLSFYLKSPQTAPGLAPEHDIFKQLTKLQNTLRHMMGEDLITHLGLDYYQDVVDAM; via the coding sequence ATGGAAAACAACGTTAAACCAGCCAACGGCAAGCTGGGTATACTTATTCCGGGACTGGGGGCAGTTGCCACTACTCTGATTGCTGGTGTTGAAGCAGTAAATAAAGGCCTATCTAAACCTATTGGTGCGCTTACGCAAATGGGCAACATCCGCTTAGGTAAAAGAACCGAAAACCGTTACCCTAAAATAAAAGAGTTTGTACCCCTGGCCGATTTAAAGGATATTGTTTGGGGCGGCTGGGACGTTTACTCGGATAATGTATATGAAGCTGCGGTTAATGCAGAGGTTTTAGATGCGCGCTTACTGGATTCGGTTAAATCCGAACTGGAATCCATTAAACCCATGAAAGCGGCGTTTGATAAAAACTACGCCAAAAACCTGGACGGCACTCATGTTAAAACCGGCACCCGCTTAGACATGGCGAACGAGTTAATGGAAGACATCAAAAACTTTCAGGAGCAAAATAGCCTGGACCGTATCGTGGTGTTGTGGTGCGGATCAACCGAGGTATACTTTGAAGAATCAGATGTACACCAAAATATAGTTGCTTTTGAACAAGGTTTGGCTAACGATGATAAGCTGATTGCGCCGAGTATGTTATACGCTTATGCCGCTTTAAAATTAGGTATTCCTTTTGTAAACGGCGCCCCTAACCTAACGGTCGATATTCCGGCCCTAGTCGAGCTGGCTAAATATACCGACACCCCTATTGCTGGTAAAGACTTTAAAACCGGGCAGACGTTGATGAAAACTATTGTTGCTCCAGGTTTAGCTGCCCGTGCATTGGGCGTTAACGGTTGGTTCTCAACCAATATTTTAGGCAACCGCGATGGTTATGTATTAGATGACCCGGATAACTTTAAAACAAAAGAAGTTTCGAAGCTGAGCGTACTGGAAGAAATTTTTAAACCGGAAGCTAACCCTGATTTATATGGCGATATGTACCATAAAGTACGCATAAACTATTACCCGCCGCACGGCGATAGCAAAGAAAGCTGGGACAACATCGACATTTTTGGCTGGTTAGGCTATAAAATGCAAATTAAAATTAATTTCTTGTGCCGCGACTCTATTTTGGCTGCACCGGTTGCCCTAGACTTAGCTTTGTTTATTGACCTGGCGAAACGCGCCGGCATGAGCGGCATCCAGGAGTGGTTGTCCTTCTATTTAAAATCGCCGCAAACAGCGCCCGGTTTAGCTCCGGAGCATGATATATTTAAGCAATTAACCAAATTACAAAATACTTTGCGCCACATGATGGGTGAAGATTTAATTACACACCTGGGGCTTGATTATTACCAGGATGTAGTTGATGCCATGTAA
- a CDS encoding DUF5686 family protein, with protein sequence MGTVTDAVNNRPLSYVTVAFPGTSIGANTNEQGRYTVSTNNSSLSKIQVSFIGYKTVNINVSPGKEQTVNVKLRPESTELNTVTVQSGKKKKYTNRDNPAVELIRKVIANKDKNRPESYNYIEYKGYERLNFSFINVSAGFSDRKLFRKYKFLLDNRDTTTAPGKNLLPIYLSEKAYNYYYSKNPERRKTKVLGEKNVNFGSFIDSEGIGVYFKHLYQDVDIYANSALLVTNEFLSPISDNAPSNYKFFITDTVVVDGTKLVELSFTPRNTNDILYEGNIYITLDGNYAVQKAELTLNRKINLNWVKEMHINLDFAKSSDGRYHLSRSSTTADFGVTKKQDKGLFGQRYLVFDDYKINVPHADTTYADPNEIVADEVKHRSNDFWTKNRLDTLSKAEAQVYENVDSLRKMKSYRTTVDIAQLLLFGYKTFGPVDVGPANAFYSFNPVEGFRLRVGGRTNIDFSKRMLFETYAAYGFKDQKWKYFLSGLYSFNKNYTYRFPQNYIKASFQRDTRIPGQELLFLREDNFLLSFKRGNNDKYLYNDNYRIDYVKEFTNRLSISAGLRRLTQSAAGSLYFINQINGVRNQVNSLTTSEANFQLRYAPHEEFIQGKVFRKPFINKYPIITLNYTAGFKNVLGGEYNYNKLSLNIYKHFFMKKLGEADVWLEGGNMFGQVPYPLLTIHRANQTFAYDPISYNLMNFLEFVSDHYASINIDQHFHGLLFNRIPLLRELKWREVASIKSLWGGVRNENNPSLHPSLYEFPKEANNAPITYSLGSKPYVEGSVGIENIFKVMRIDLVKRFNYLDHPNIANWGIRTRFQFIF encoded by the coding sequence ATGGGTACTGTAACTGATGCTGTTAATAACCGGCCGTTGAGCTATGTTACTGTGGCTTTTCCGGGTACCAGTATTGGTGCCAATACTAACGAACAGGGCAGGTATACTGTATCAACCAATAACTCATCGCTTTCTAAAATACAGGTATCGTTTATAGGTTATAAAACGGTAAATATAAATGTTAGCCCAGGTAAAGAGCAAACGGTAAATGTAAAATTGAGGCCTGAGAGCACAGAACTAAACACGGTAACTGTACAATCGGGCAAAAAAAAGAAATACACCAATCGCGATAACCCCGCTGTAGAACTCATTAGAAAGGTAATAGCTAACAAAGATAAAAACCGGCCCGAAAGCTACAATTATATAGAATACAAGGGTTATGAACGTTTAAACTTCTCGTTCATTAATGTTTCTGCCGGCTTTAGCGACCGAAAGCTGTTCCGCAAATACAAATTTTTGCTGGACAATCGCGACACGACCACGGCACCAGGCAAAAACCTGTTGCCTATTTACTTGAGCGAAAAAGCATATAATTACTATTACAGCAAAAACCCCGAGCGCCGCAAAACCAAAGTACTGGGCGAAAAGAACGTTAACTTCGGCAGCTTTATAGACAGCGAGGGCATCGGCGTATACTTTAAACACTTGTACCAGGATGTTGATATTTATGCCAACAGTGCCTTATTGGTAACTAATGAGTTTTTGAGCCCAATATCAGATAATGCCCCTTCAAACTATAAATTCTTTATTACCGATACGGTAGTGGTTGATGGCACCAAGCTGGTAGAGTTAAGTTTTACGCCGCGTAATACCAACGATATACTGTACGAAGGCAACATCTACATTACGCTGGATGGCAACTATGCTGTGCAAAAAGCTGAACTGACTCTTAACCGCAAAATTAACCTCAACTGGGTTAAGGAGATGCACATTAACCTTGATTTTGCTAAAAGCTCAGACGGCCGCTACCACCTAAGCCGCAGCAGTACCACGGCAGATTTTGGCGTCACTAAAAAACAGGACAAAGGCTTATTTGGACAGCGCTACCTGGTTTTTGACGATTATAAAATTAATGTCCCGCATGCCGACACCACTTATGCCGATCCGAACGAAATTGTTGCCGACGAGGTAAAACATCGCAGCAATGATTTTTGGACAAAAAACAGGCTGGACACTTTAAGCAAAGCAGAAGCACAGGTTTACGAAAATGTAGACAGCCTCCGGAAGATGAAATCGTACCGCACCACGGTAGACATTGCCCAATTATTACTGTTCGGGTACAAAACCTTTGGCCCGGTAGATGTTGGTCCGGCTAATGCGTTTTATAGTTTTAACCCGGTAGAAGGTTTCAGGCTTAGGGTTGGCGGGCGCACCAATATCGATTTTAGCAAGCGCATGCTGTTCGAAACTTATGCGGCATATGGCTTTAAAGATCAGAAGTGGAAGTATTTTTTAAGTGGTTTGTATTCGTTTAATAAGAATTACACGTACCGCTTCCCGCAAAATTATATCAAAGCCAGTTTTCAGCGGGATACCCGCATTCCTGGTCAGGAACTGCTGTTTTTACGCGAAGACAATTTCTTGCTATCTTTTAAACGGGGCAATAACGACAAATACCTGTATAACGATAACTACCGGATTGATTATGTTAAGGAGTTTACCAACCGGCTATCTATATCGGCAGGGTTGCGCCGCTTAACGCAATCAGCAGCAGGTTCGCTTTACTTCATTAACCAAATTAACGGTGTTCGCAACCAGGTGAACAGCCTTACCACGTCTGAGGCTAATTTTCAGTTACGCTATGCCCCTCACGAGGAGTTTATACAAGGAAAGGTTTTTCGTAAACCGTTCATAAACAAATACCCTATCATTACCCTGAATTATACTGCAGGGTTTAAAAATGTATTGGGCGGAGAGTATAACTACAACAAATTATCGCTCAATATTTATAAGCACTTTTTTATGAAAAAGCTGGGCGAGGCTGACGTTTGGTTAGAAGGCGGCAATATGTTTGGACAAGTACCCTACCCCCTGCTTACCATACACCGGGCCAACCAAACCTTTGCATACGACCCGATTTCATATAACCTGATGAACTTTTTGGAATTTGTGAGTGACCATTATGCAAGCATTAACATCGATCAGCATTTTCATGGGTTGTTATTTAATCGCATACCTTTATTGAGAGAACTGAAATGGCGCGAAGTTGCCTCAATTAAATCACTTTGGGGAGGCGTGAGAAACGAAAACAACCCAAGCCTGCACCCGTCTTTATATGAATTTCCGAAAGAAGCTAACAATGCTCCCATTACATACAGTTTGGGCAGCAAACCGTATGTGGAGGGCAGTGTAGGTATCGAAAATATTTTTAAAGTGATGAGAATAGATTTGGTTAAACGGTTTAACTATTTAGATCATCCAAACATTGCCAACTGGGGAATTCGTACCCGGTTCCAATTTATTTTTTAA
- a CDS encoding CDP-alcohol phosphatidyltransferase family protein → MAHQTSLRTNLQLGIYRVIDPFVKVLIKLGLTPNAVTLIGFILNVGVAGIFIWGAEEGTRDDLSEVAWAGGLILFAGLFDMLDGQVARLGNMKSIFGALFDSVLDRYSELIMFLGICYYLVANHYFLSSIFAFIALIGSMMVSYVRARAEGLGIECKGGLMQRPERVVTIGLCALLCGITSNYIGGNYKLYVPGIPYHVFETMSLFTVPITILAVLTNITAFKRLMDAKKSLLEIENGENN, encoded by the coding sequence ATGGCACATCAAACCTCATTACGCACCAACCTCCAGTTAGGGATTTACCGGGTGATTGATCCGTTTGTTAAGGTTTTGATAAAACTGGGACTTACGCCAAACGCGGTAACGCTAATTGGTTTTATCCTGAATGTTGGAGTAGCCGGTATATTTATATGGGGTGCAGAAGAAGGAACCCGCGATGATTTATCGGAAGTGGCCTGGGCTGGCGGACTTATTTTGTTTGCCGGTTTATTTGATATGCTCGATGGGCAGGTGGCGCGTTTAGGTAACATGAAATCAATTTTCGGTGCCTTGTTTGATTCGGTACTCGACCGTTACAGCGAACTGATTATGTTTTTGGGCATCTGTTATTACCTCGTGGCAAACCATTACTTTTTAAGTTCCATATTTGCGTTTATAGCCTTAATTGGCTCTATGATGGTAAGCTATGTACGTGCACGTGCCGAGGGCTTAGGCATTGAGTGTAAAGGCGGCCTGATGCAACGGCCGGAACGTGTGGTAACGATTGGCCTGTGTGCTTTGCTTTGTGGCATTACTTCCAATTATATAGGTGGCAACTATAAGTTATATGTTCCGGGTATCCCATACCACGTTTTTGAAACAATGTCGCTGTTTACTGTGCCAATTACCATTTTGGCTGTACTTACTAATATTACGGCGTTTAAGCGCTTAATGGATGCTAAAAAATCATTGCTTGAGATTGAGAACGGAGAGAACAACTAA
- a CDS encoding HAD family hydrolase, with product MTTDLKNKFDSIIFDLDGTLWNSTANVATAWQKAKQEVDYVKEDITREVVQSITGMAYDAIFDKLVPYLTPEQRKKFQALCAKYELEVLNTKGGDLYPDLVSTLIYLHERYPLFIVSNCQCGYIETFLTLNELEYLFKGHQCYGTKSQPKFQNIIDVVQDFDLKHPVYVGDTQGDYDSATKAGVPIIFAEYGFGTTNGEPVARIQHFKQLTELL from the coding sequence ATGACAACAGATTTGAAGAATAAATTTGACAGTATAATTTTTGACCTGGACGGCACCTTGTGGAACTCTACCGCCAATGTGGCTACAGCCTGGCAAAAGGCTAAACAAGAAGTGGATTACGTAAAAGAAGACATTACCCGCGAGGTCGTGCAGTCTATTACCGGGATGGCTTATGATGCAATATTTGATAAACTGGTACCTTACCTAACACCCGAACAACGTAAAAAATTTCAAGCCCTTTGTGCAAAATACGAACTCGAAGTATTAAACACTAAAGGCGGTGATTTATACCCAGACTTAGTGTCGACTTTGATATATCTGCACGAGCGTTACCCGCTGTTTATTGTTAGTAATTGTCAGTGCGGTTATATTGAAACCTTTTTAACGCTTAACGAACTTGAATATTTATTTAAAGGCCATCAATGTTACGGCACCAAAAGCCAGCCTAAATTTCAGAACATCATAGATGTAGTACAAGACTTTGATTTAAAGCACCCCGTATATGTGGGCGATACGCAAGGCGATTACGACAGTGCCACCAAAGCAGGCGTACCTATAATTTTTGCCGAATATGGTTTTGGTACAACTAACGGCGAGCCGGTAGCCCGCATACAGCATTTTAAACAACTTACGGAATTACTTTAA